Proteins found in one Plasmodium knowlesi strain H genome assembly, chromosome: 12 genomic segment:
- a CDS encoding SICAvar, type II (fragment), whose amino-acid sequence MAPDPVSQSGSSSGTSSSSNSASSGSGSNRGGWWDEGLSDVVARARTPAPAAPAAPTTITGKIFYGIRGLWSFGTGILENVQTKIATTLSPVRLITAIPSAFNTATEVAAPVIQTVHQATGGEVQPVPSPLPTPPVKPVEPVPPAPPTNPTKPWDRLIPFVALAPATIAISVFSYLIWKYFAQLRKIRLYRRAPLRIPGPSVQEQLLDHVEEAGPHEYRLVKERKPPSVPARTKRSGLDPAGGGRVNRRTIIKIHFELVDECQKGNTKLTQNDFLELLVREFMGSEFMEEEEQVSKEEVLMEGVPMESVPMERVPILGSVFMV is encoded by the exons ATGGCACCGGACCCAGTATCACAATCAG GTTCAAGTTCAGGAACAAGTTCAAGTTCAAATTCCGCTTCTTCAGGTTCAGGTAGTAATCGTGGTGGTTGGTGGGACGAAGGTCTTTCAGATGTTGTTGCTCGTGCTCGTACGCCAGCACCAGCCGCACCTGCGGCTCCTACTACTATAACgggtaaaatattttacggtatTCGAGGACTTTGGAGTTTTGGGACAGGAATTCTTGAGAACGTGCAAACAAAAATTGCGACTACGCTGTCTCCAGTTAGATTGATCACAGCAATTCCAAGCGCTTTTAATACTGCTACCGAGGTAGCTGCCCCCGTTATACAGACAGTTCATCAAGCTACAGGAGGTGAAGTACAACCTGTTCCTTCACCCCTACCTACTCCACCGGTGAAACCCGTCGAACCAGTTCCCCCTGCCCCCCCCACGAACCCTACAAAACCATGGGATCGGCTTATCCCTTTTGTTGCTTTGGCTCCTGCTACAATTGctatttctgttttttcctacttaatctggaag TATTTTGCTCAACTGCGTAAGATAAGACTCTACAGAAGAGCTCCTTTAAGAATTCCCGGTCCATCCGTACAGGAACAACTCCTtgatcatgtggaagaagctggtccacatgaatatcgattggttaaggaacgaaaacctccaTCTGTTCCAGcgagaacaaaacgttctggtctCGATCCTGCTGGTGgtggtcgcgtgaatcgtcgaacgattattaaaattcattttgaactggtggacgaatgtcaaaaagggaacacaAAATTGACTCAGAatgattttctggaacttttagTTCGAGAGTTTATGGGAAgtgaatttatggaagaagaagaacaggtttctaaggaagaggttcttatggaaggggttcctatggaaagtgttccaatggaacgtgttccaattttaggttccgtgtttatggtttaa
- a CDS encoding SICAvar, type I (fragment): GNALCNRLGCIENYLKALDGQNASTATDNFWTENDGAVATLWKELSEEMEKNGTQDQTECEGLQNPSAVAACKYLHAGLKQLYTASSSTTTSSAPAGADVLKNNPSFRQTMGCFLLHAYAKHMKEKATCLIDDGIQKAFTLGEELSKSGGKGSNCTNGQCIPCKWEEEKFGECQIKTKDNGDQENVEKKLKGIIEEDKDDHIKTMAKKINEVTQLCDQVKCVTKRWMSHNGNTNNWGKVWEQVPEQLKALAEATKEEKRKEVETMKFCSGLNEKGGKDACILIAAGLKNLYDIKEDKANGNDPVTASFQRTMQCVLLNAIADKLESNDFPCKDEKKVKDGINKAFGESEKIMEKGNGCQNNDKCFKCPRFTISDDCKIKTNDSKERPLKNEIDLRLKEDNLANNSSLSKSSLIKTICKPCTGDENKDFCKQFECVAQKWKKNRGKPNYDDLIVDSPWLLTGPLGGMNNGTKGPAAVNEYCKDNNGKEWGTDAHGTANRIACELVAGGLQYISKIQQSYSTKDDNNPYDNQEFKQFVSCLLLKGVVQKMKNESIICNIDEGIKAAFLKADKIKDDHCQNGRPCIVCKWTDEDYDKLGSCTVDRANVNVKEKLEKLITMDKKTEVNKTLESITKAGGNSGTLCQRLQCLSSKVEALKLQGQSNTSASTFWTEDGDVGKLWKELAKEMKDKGTQNQQECSTVDSNRQPTDPEKRACNHLTAGFNKLKEIPSNATSSYPILKDNPLLRQTVGCFLLKEYAKKMQGQSTCVITSGLKKAFDTASNGSDGIQCKWEDNYDDCNITSTGNTQTPVTNKLEHVQDKIKTAAEDNLKKINHMDKLCDYIKCAAPNWFKSKLSPTTTGVGSSGTPATPTKTWCDFWENEGVKPKLKTMFEKISSEGTGGTIYCKYFGDGNERSVERKACNHIIAGLKHINSITGGNNGDSQKEAKQLFERTVACIALNMYADEIVKRSKDKCPIDESKIQSMFDFWNRTNKPPSSPPCNGANTNDCFKCTRHADFSSCNLLVDKELIGTPKSGPSTTCNDNDNNTNKNVSKKIDDLLKGESKMEETLNKINEMDTFCSELQCAARKWNFTENNKGTAPSWSDIDKDAKDELTKLIEDMMQPSKQKDVDKYCKDKENEWYKLGHKQSKTNKAACLLFASGLKHIYGRANGQKKDRFKGPSFEQTMGCLFLKEYSKQLQTMANEKKKGHSWVHPLCDIDKGIKHAFDKSKNIMEETSPCNNGNNSCFECTQKEDYYKCKIGDDDIGSKSNELFKDEAKQTHLQQTLENTVCPILLTDLLTPFLPLAPVSIGLSAMAYYLWKYFGPLGKGGPRFRRSPGEIPGPSVQEQVLDHVEEAGPHEYQLVKERKRRSSPTRTKRSGRTIIEIHFEVLDECQKGDTQSNQKDFLELLVQEFMGSEFMEEEQVPKEEVLMEGVPMESIPLEQVPMERVPSLGSGFMV; this comes from the exons GGCAACGCCCTATGCAATCGCCTAGGATGTATAGAGAACTATTTGAAGGCCTTAGATGGACAAAATGCAAGTACCGCTACG GACAACTTCTGGACGGAGAATGATGGCGCCGTGGCAACACTATGGAAAGAGTTGTCCGaagaaatggagaagaatGGCACACAGGATCAGACGGAATGTGAAGGATTGCAAAATCCATCTGCCGTAGCGGCATGCaagtatttgcatgccggcttaaaGCAACTGTATACGGCGTCGTCGTCGACGACGACGTCGTCGGCGCCGGCAGGCGCCGACGTCTTaaagaacaacccatcgtttagacaaacgatgggttgttttttacttcacgcttatgcaaaacacatgaaagaaaaagcaacttgTCTTATTGATGATGGTATACAGAAAGCTTTCACACTTGGGGAGGAACTCAGTAAAAGTGGTGGTAAGGGCAGTAATTGCACTAATGGACAATGTATTCCGtgcaaatgggaagaagaaaaatttggcGAATGCCAAATTAAAACAAAGGACAATGGCGATCAGGAGAATgttgagaaaaaattgaagggcATCATTGAGGAAGACAAGGACGACCACATTAAGACAATGGCaaagaaaataaacgaaGTGACCCAACTCTGTGACCAAGTCAAATGTGTAACGAAACGCTGGATGAGTCATAATGGCAACACGAACAACTGG GGTAAAGTATGGGAACAAGTTCCAGAGCAGCTTAAGGCTCTTGCCGAAGCCActaaggaagagaagaggaaggaagtggaaactATGAAGTTCTGCAGCGGTCTCAATGAgaagggaggaaaggatGCTTGCAtccttatagcagcaggattaaaaaacctcTACGACATCAAGGAAGATAAAGCCAACGGTAACGACCCCGTTACGGCATCGTTCCAGAGAACGATgcaatgtgttttattaaatgccattGCAGATAAATTAGAAAGTAACGACTTTCCAtgtaaggatgaaaagaaagtaaaggaTGGGATAAATAAAGCATTTGGGgagagtgaaaaaattatggagaaAGGTAACGGTTGCCAGAATaatgataaatgttttaagTGTCCGAGGTTTACGATATCTGATGAttgcaaaattaaaacaaatgacAGCAAGGAACGGCCACTGAAGAACGAAATTGACTTAAGGTTGAAGGAAGATAATCTTGCTAATAATAGTTCCTTATCGAAGTCTTCTCTTATcaagaccatat GTAAACCATGTACTGGGGACGAGAACAAGGATTTCTGTAAACAGTTCGAGTGTGTAGcacagaaatggaagaagaatagAGGAAAGCCGAACTAC GATGACCTGATTGTTGACTCCCCCTGGCTCCTCACGGGACCTCTGGGTGGAATGAATAATGGAACGAAGGGGCCGGCAGCTGTCAATGAGTACTGCAAGGACAACAACGGTAAAGAGTGGGGCACGGACGCCCATGGCACGGCAAACAGGATCGCCTGTGAGCTCGTTGCAGGCGGTTTGCAGTACATATCTAAAATTCAGCAATCCTATTCGACGAAGGACGACAATAATCCTTACGATAACCAAGAGTTCAAACAGTTCGTTTCCTGTTTACTGTTAAAGGGGGTCGtacagaaaatgaagaacgaGAGTATAATTTGCAACATAGACGAAGGAATTAAGGCCGCTTTTTTAAAGGCAGACAAAATTAAAGACGACCACTGCCAGAATGGTAGACCCTGCATTGTTTGCAAATGGACAGACGAGGACTATGACAAACTTGGCAGTTGCACCGTCGACCGCGCCAATGTCAATGTAAAGGAGAAATTGGAGAAATTAATCACGATGGACAAGAAGACCGAAGTCAACAAAACCTTGGAATCAATAACAAAAGCAGGCGGGAATAGTGGCACTTTATGTCAACGACTCCAATGTTTATCATCAAAAGTTGAAGCACTTAAATTGCAGGGACAATCGAACACGAGTGCG AGCACATTTTGGACAGAGGATGGCGACGTTGGCAAACTATGGAAAGAACTGGcaaaagaaatgaaggatAAAGGTACACAGAACCAACAGGAATGCAGCACAGTCGATAGTAATAGACAACCCACCGACCCAGAAAAGAGGGCATGCAACCATCTTACAGCAGGTTTCAACAAACTAAAGGAAATTCCATCGAATGCAACTTCAAGCTACCCCATCTTGAAggacaacccactgttgagacaaacagtgggttgtttccttcttaaggaatatgcaaagaaaatgcaaGGTCAATCCACTTGTGTTATCACTTCCGGTTTAAAGAAAGCTTTCGACACTGCTTCCAATGGTTCAGATGGAATACAATGCAAATGGGAGGACAACTATGACGACTGCAACATTACCTCAACTGGCAACACGCAAACTCCAGTAACGAACAAATTAGAACACGTTCAGGACAAAATTAAGACCGCCGCAGAAGACAAcctaaagaaaataaatcacATGGATAAGTTATGCGACTATATTAAATGTGCCGCACCTAATTGGTTCAAGAGCAAACTCTCCCCAACCACGACTGGAGTTGGTAGTAGTGGTACTCCTGCTACTCCAACcaagacttgg tgtgacttttgggagAATGAAGGCGTCAAACCTAAACTGAAGACGATGTTCGAGAAAATCAGTAGTGAAGGTACAGGCGGGACTATATATTGTAAATATTTcggtgatggtaatgaacGGAgcgttgaaagaaaagcatgtaatcatatcataGCAGGATTAAAGCACATTAATAGCATTACAGGGGGCAATAATGGTGACTCCCAGAAGGAAGCCAAGCAACTGTTCGAAAGAACAGTTgcttgtattgctcttaacatgtacgctgatgaaattgttaaaagaTCGAAGGAcaaatgtcccattgatgaatcTAAAATACAAAGCATGTTTGATTTCTGGAATCGAACTAATAAACCTCCGTCTTCGCCTCCATGTAATGGTGCTAATACTAATGATTGTTTTAAATGCACAAGGCACGCTGACTTCAGTTCTTGCAACCTCCTGGTTGATAAAGAATTAATTGGAACACCAAAATCTGGTCCAAGTACAACTTGCAATGATAACGACAACAATACCAATAAGAATGTCTCCAAAAAAATCGACGACTTACTCAAAGGGGAAtctaaaatggaagaaacattaaataaaataaatgaaatggacACTTTCTGTTCtgaactccaatgtgcagcaAGGAAATGGAACTTTACAGAAAACAATAAAGGAACAGcaccatcttgg AGCGACATAGACAAGGACGCCAAGGATGAATTAACGAAACTTATAGAAGATATGATGCAACCTTCGAAGCAGAAGGACGTTGACAAATACTGCAAAGACAAGGAAAATGAATGGTATAAACTTGGCCATaaacaaagcaaaacaaataaagcagcttgtttactttttgcttcaggattaaagcacatttatggccGTGCCAACGGCCAAAAGAAGGATAGGTttaagggcccatcgtttgaacaaacgatgggttgtttatttcttaaagaatattcaaaacaattgcaaacaatggcaaatgagaagaaaaaaggacatagttgggtacatcctctttgtgacatagataagggcataaaacatgcttttgataaaagtaaaaacattATGGAAGAAACATCTCCATGCAATAATGgtaataattcttgttttgaatgcacacaaaaggaagattattataaatgcaaaattggcGATGATGATATAGGAAGTAAATCTAATGAATTGTTCAAAGACGAAGCGAAACAAACCCATTTGCaacaaacattagagaatacagtctgtcccatccttcttacggatctccttaccccttttcttcctttggctcctgtctctattggtctttctgctatggcttattacctttggaag tattttggtcctcttggtaaaggaggaccacgtttcagaagatctcctggtgaaattcctggtccgtcagtacaagaacaagtcctcgatcatgtggaagaagctggtccacatgaatatcaattggtgaaggaacgaaaacggCGTTCTtctccaacgagaacgaaacgttctggtcgcacgattattgaaattcattttgaagtgttggacgaatgtcaaaaaggggacacacaatcgaaccagaaggattttctggaacttttggttcaagagttcatgggatcggaatttatggaagaagaacaggttcctaaggaagaggttcttatggaaggggttccaatggaaagtattcctttggagcaggttccaatggaacgtgttccaagtttaggttccgggtttatggtttaa